DNA sequence from the Methanofollis formosanus genome:
CCAGAACCGGCATAATAATTTGACTGATATTCAGGGCGATTTTTATATCGCAAATGACGATATAAATAGTACTAAGCGTATCCCGGAAGAATATCTCTCTCCAGTCCTGGAAAATATCACCGACGAGGAGTATACCACCGTGATCTACGTGGACGAGGGGATCAGGCCACCAGGAAATTTGACCGTGAACCTCAGACTGAGTGCAGGGGGTGGACTCTATCATGGGATGTTTGAGCAGATGTACCGAACAGAGATTCAGGAAACTGTGCCAGCTGGAACGACAGGGCGGATTGTCGTGACAGCGGAGGTTGGAGAGTACAGGCCGCCGGGACCGTAAACCAGAGGGATACTACCTCTCTATCTTTGATTGGATTACATTTTTGAGTAGGTATTGGTCAAGGTATCTCTCTACTTTTATACATCCTCATCATGTATTTCAAGAACAAAAAGCCACCCTGCAAAAAGATCACGGAGGATGATAAGAGTTCTGTTCACAATCTCCTCTCTGCCTTTTTAACATAGAGGTCATCCCAAAACTCTCCAGCCCTCATCCTCACCGATGATAGCGATGGATGATAGTGAAGAGATCCCTGCTTTTTCATCGCGTACCCACGCATTCGTCGCCTTCCCCCACGCCCCTCCCAGGGGCGCTGCCCCCGGACCCCCGGGATGGCGATAGGGACGGGAAGGCATCCTTGATGATCCTGAAAAGGCGATGAGCGTCCTCCTCCTATCTTCTGCGGGGGGACCGGGGGGCGGCAGCCCCCCGGCGGAAGATTCACATTCAAAATTCCTGGAAAGGAGGGTTTCAGTTCAAGCCTCAGAGAGTTTTGGGATATTTTCATAGCCAAATCCGATCCCATGGGTCCAAGCGGTGCACTGGATGAAATCTTGAGAACACAGGCAATCAAAAATTTCATGATGATAAAATATGAAATATTTTTTCGCGCACAGAAAATGGAGAGCATTTTCTTGATAGGAAGATCAGATCTTCAGACTCTGTGGAATTGTTCATGAACCAGTGGTTCAAGCATACGTGATGAAAACTCATATCGCAGTTTGATCGATCCTTGATCCCCCTCCTTGCGGCCGAGGAGCGACTAGAAGTCGAACATCGTGCTGGCCCTTTGGGATGACAACAGAGACAGGAAGGCGGAGGGGAGACCATGATGAGGGAAAATTGTCCCTCACGAAGATCAAAAAGAATGTCCCTCTCGCTCTTCACCACCAACACTCTCACGGTCCCGACGGCCTGTACTCTTCAACTTCCGCCGTCACGACGATCCGCCCGGCAGTCCCGGCCGGCACACTTTCCTGGACCTCTGTTTGGTACATGTCCTCAAACATCCCATGAAAGAGCCCGCCCCCTGCACTCAGTTCAAGGTTCACGGTCAGGTCTCCTGGTGGCCTGACCCCCTCGTCCACATAGATCACCGTGGTATACTCCTCGTCGGTGATTTTTTCCAGGACCGGGGAGAGATATTCCTCAGGGAGACGCTCGGTCCCGCTGATATCTTTCTCATACAGATAAAAACGGGCATCAATATCGGTCAGGTTTTTCTGGCGGTGCTGAAATGCCAGCATCGTCCCGTCCTTTGTCCCGACCATGGTCGTCGTCCAGTTGTCGAAGGTCCGGTCCGCAAGTTCTGACGACGGGATGACGACCTCGCCGTCCTTCATCGGGAGAGGGACGAGGATCGTGGTGGACCCGTCGCCGGTCCGACCATCCAGGCCGACGACCGAGACATGGTAGGAGACGAGGGGAGGGACGCTCTCATGCCAGGCGAGACTGAGACTGATGCCGAGAAAGATCAGGACGCAGAGAACGGCGCCGACGACGAACGAGACCGCCACCCAATGCACCTTCGCTCCTTTTTTCAGCGCGACGGCGCCGAGGCCCACGGCGACAAACACCCCGGCGATGAACACCGCCCCGGCGATCGCTTCAGGGCCGATGGAGATATTGAACATCCGCACCAGCCAGTATGCCATGAAGGCGAGAGGGAGGACGATGGCGATAAGCAGGGTCGAGGTACGTTTTCCCGGGGTTTTCATGACAGAGCATCCCTTTTTTGCGAGGATAAATATAGTGATCACTTCATCTAATTGTCGGGACGACGCAGCGGCCTGAAGGCGCAAACGATCGCCTCGGTCACTGCTGAGTAATTTTCCCGCCCCACACCCCCGCACCCGGCCGTCCACCGAATATCAACAACCATAAATGAATCCTCCGCAAACCTATTACACCGTGAAAACGGCGATATTGGGCGGCGGACTGACCGGCGTAACGCTGGCGCGACTGTTGCGCCAGCAGGGCGAGGACGTGGTGGTCCTCGAGGCAGAGTCCGGGTACGGCGGGCTCTGCCGGTCGAAGGTCATCGACGGCTTCACCTTCGACACCGGCGGGTCGCACATTATATTTTCAAGAGATACGGAGGTCCTCTCCCTCATGAAGGAGGCGCTCGGGGAGAACCGGACCGAACGGCAGAGAAAGACGAAGATCTTCTACAAGGGGCGGTATGTGAAGTACCCCTTCGAGAACGGGCTTGCCGACCTCCCGAAGGACGACCTCTTCTTCTGCATCAACGAGTTCATCAAGGCGCTCATCGCCGCGGAGAAGGGTGAGGTGAAACCCCCCGAGAACTTCGGCGAGTGGATCCGCACCACCTTCGGCGAGGGGATCGCGGCGTGCTACATGCTCCCGTACAACCGAAAGATCTGGAAGTTCCCGCCGGAGGAGATGTCGGCCCACTGGATGGACGGCCGCGTGCCCAGGCCCCCGGTGGAGGACGTGGTCAGGTCGGCGGTCGGGATCGAGACCGAGGGCTACACCCATCAGTCGATCTTCTCGTACCCGCAGGAGGGCGGGATCGAAGCGATGGTGAAGGCCGTCGCCGCCCCGGTGGAAGACGCCATCAGGACCGGGTTTGTGGTCAGGTCGGTCAGGCGCGAGGGCGACCGCTGGGTGATATCCGACGGCACCGAAGAGGTCGTCGCCGACCGGTGTGTCTCCACCATCCCCCTCCAGGCCCTCCTCCCCGCGCTGGACGGCGTCCCGGCCGACGTGACCGAAGCCTGCCGGGCCCTCAAGTACAACTCGGTCGCCTGCGTCTGCCTCGGGCTCAAGGGCGAGGTCCCGCCGTACTCCTGGGTCTATGTCCCGCAGGAAGAACTCGGCCCCTTCAACCGGATCTCCTTCCCCTCAGGCTACAGCGACACCAACGCCCCCGAAGGATGCAGTTCGGTCCTCGCCGAAGTGACCTACCGCGACGGCGACCCCACCGCGGCCCTCTCCGATGACGACCTCGTCGCCTCCACCGTCGACGGCCTCATGGAGATGGGGGTCATCGCCTCGCGCGACCAGGTGCTCACCACCTCGGTCGAACGCCAGAAATACGCCTACGTCATCTACGACCTCGCCTACCTGGAGAATATCAAGATCGTCAGGGATTACTGCGAGGGCCTCGGGATCGGGCTCGTCGGCCGGTTCTCCGAGTTCGAGTACCTCAATATGGACGGATGCATCCGTCACGTCATCGAGTTTGCGAAGGAGTTTTCATGAAAGTCAACTTTTTCGTCGAGGACATGCTCTTTTTCAAATATATCGGCTGCGCGACCCTGGCAAAGACGCTGTACCGGGCGCTTGCCGACGGCAACGGTGGCCCCGAGGTCTCATGGAACGCCCACGGGCGGGACTTCGACCTGGTCCACTACCACACCTTCGGCCCCCTCGCCCTGGCAAACAAACGGTTGAGCGGAGCGGTGACCGTGCTCACCGCCCACTCAACGCCCAGACTCAACGCCGGCAACCTCGCCTTCTCAGATACCGTCAACAACTTTTACCCCGGCATATACCAGGGCTTCGACCACATCATCACCATCTCGCCGCTCTGCGACGAGGAGGTGCGCGAGTTCGCCCCCGACGTCCCGACCACCCTCATCCCGAACGGCGTGAACAGGGAACGCTTCAGACCGGACGCCGGGAAGCGGGCGGCCTTCCGCGAGACGTACGGGATCGGCGAGGACGAGCAGGTGGTGCTCACCGTCGCCCAGCAGACACCCCGGAAAGGCATCTACGACTTCCTCGCCCTCTCACGGGACCACCCTGACACCAGGTTCGTCTGGGTCGGCGGGTTCCCGTACGGCAGGTTCTCAAAAGACCACAGCCAGATCGAGGCGGAGAAAAGCCGGTGTGGCGAGAACGTCCTCTTCACCGGGTTCGTCGAGGACATCACCGCGGCCTACTGCAGCGCCGATGTCTTCTTCATGCCAAGTTTCGCCGAGGGCCTCCCGATGGTCATCCTTGAAGCGCTCGCAAGCGGCCTGCCGGTCGTCGCCCGCAAGATCCCCGAGTTCACCGGGAACTTCGGGGACGCCGCCCTCTACTTCGACGACCTCGCCAGGGCCGGGGCGCTCCTCGAGGACACTGCTCTCCTCAGGCAGCACGCCGACCTCTCCAGACCCTTCACCGAACGCTACGACATCAGGAGGGTCTCCGACCTCCATATCAGACTCTACCAGGAGTTGACCTCGTCATGATCTCAGTTGTGATCCCGACCTATAACGAAGAGGCGAATATCGCCGCCTGTCTTGTGTCGCTCTGCAACCAGACCCTCCCCAGGGAGCGCTATGAACTCATCGTCGTCGACGGCGGGTCGAAGGACCGGACCCGCGAGATCGCCGCCGAATATGCCGACCAGGTCTTTATCCAGACGAGCAAGAAGGTCGGCGGTGCACGCAACGACGGGGCGAAGGCGGCGAAGGGGGAGATCGTCGCCACGACCGACGCCGACTGCGTCATCCCCACCGACTGGCTGGAGCGGATCGAGGCGGACTTCGCACGCCACCCCGACGTCGTCCAGGTCTACGGTCTGGTGTATCCCAAGGAGAAGAACCTCAAACACTCCATCTCCCTTGCCCTGGCTAACTTCTTCTCCCGCCTCGGTTCGTGGACGCACTCGATGTACTATACCCTCGGGTGCAACACCGCCTTCCGCCGCGAGGCCTTCATCGAGGTCGGGATGTACCGGTGCATCGACGCCGGCGACGACCTGGAGATCGCCCGCCGCACCAGAGAGGTCGGGACAGTCTTCCTCGACACCTCGCTTCGCGTCGCCTTCGACATGCGCCGCTACGAGCAGTTCGGGACGCTCAAGTCCCTCTGGGAGTGGATCTATATCGTGGTGCGGGGCGGGAACACTGAGAAGTATTCGTACTCGAAGCGCGAGTATAAGTGAGGGGTGCGGGACGGTGGGAGACCGGGCCGTCTCCACACTCTTCGCGATCATCTTTTTTCACCATCGCTTCTCTTCACGATCATCTCTCTGCCTTTCCGTCCCAATCGCAACCGCCGGTGCGAGTATGGGGAAGGCATGAGAACGATCCCAATCAAAAATCAAAGATCCCGCTCTGCACATCGCCGTCCCCGAAGGCGACGTACCGCCCCACCCCTCTCCCCCGCACGCCGCAGGCCCTGAGGTCGCGCTCAGACCTGAGAGGGGCCTTCTCCCGTGCGGCAAGCACCCGGCGGGCATTCTTCGGGCCGATGCCGGGCACCCTGAGGAAGTCGGCGAGGGGGGCGCGGTTGACGTCCACCCGCGGCCTCTCCCTGGCAAGGAGGCGCTTGGGGTCGGCATTTCGCAAGAACCCCTCCTCGTCCAGCACCCCGGCCACCTCCTCCATGGAAAAGTGATAGAGCCGGAGGAGAGCGTCCGCCTGGTAGAGCCGGTTCTGCCGCCAGAGCGGGGTTGGGTCGTGGGAGGCAAGCGGCGTTCCCGCAAGGGGGCTGAAGCCCGAATAATAGATCCTGGCCGGGGCCAGACGCCGGTATTGCCCGGCGATGCAGGTTAGCACCTCGGCGTCGCTCTCGCCGGCCGCCCCGACGACGAGTTGCGTGGTGTGCCTACCCGGCATGGCGTCGGCAACCCAGGTCTGCCTCTTCTCGATGTCCTGCCGGTAGTCCTTCACCCCTGCGAGTTCGGAGAGCCTGGACGCCGAGGGCGCCTCGATATTGATGGAGATCCGGTCGGCCACCCTGGCGAGATCGGTGATGTCGGATCGCGCCGCGCCGGGAAGCACCTTGAGATGCATATATCCGTCATAACCCCGCCGCCGGAGGATCTCGCCGGTCTCGACGATCCCCTCCATCGCCTCGTCGACGTCGCGCGGGATACCCGACGAGAGGAAGAGCCCGTCGGCCCGCCCCTCGCGCCACATCTTCAGGAAAATATCGGCGAGTTCCGCCGGCGAGAGAGAACAGTCCTGCCGGCACGTCCGCACCCCGCAGTAGGCACAATCGTACGCACACCGTCCGTGAAGCAGCACCTTCATCATCCGCCTGCACCGGCCCGAGGCGATGGAGAGCCCCGGCATGCGGCGTGCACGCTTTCCCTCCTCACTCTCAGGGACACAGAGATCAAAGCGCGCCGCCCTCGTGAGGGCCGCGACCTGTGCGGCACGAGACATCATTGTTCATTCGGCCCTGAGAGAAAAAGGGGGATCGGGTGCGGGGTGAAAGTGAATGTTACCGGTTCTGTAGAATCGGGCATGAACCTCTGGCTCAAGCATACGCAGTTGAATATTTCATATTGCAGCCTTGTAGAATTGCCCATGAACCCTGGGTTCAAGCATACGGGATGAAAATTTTTCGTCACGTGCTCTCTCTTTTCAAGAGAAGAGAATCGGTTGGGATCGTGTTTCATCGCCGCCCCCACCGATTCTTCGGTCCGTGGGGGGTCCAGGGGGTGAAACCCCCCGGCGTGAGGTGGCAGGGAAATCTCGACGATGGGGGCGGCCGTTCTGATCGAAGTGCCTTCCCACACCATCGGCCGGGGGCGCTGCCCCCGGACCCCCGGGATGAAGATAGGGCCGGGAAGGCACAATCAGTGACTATGGAGATCGGATTGCCGTCCCCCGTCCTATCCTGATGCGGGGGGCCCGGGGGGCGGTCAGCCCCCCGCAGAGATAGCCATCCAGAGCATTTCTACAGAGCCGAAAATCTCATATCACAGTTTGATCGATCCGTGATCCTCCTTCTTGCGACCGGGGAGCGAACCGAAGTCGAGCATGGTGCCCCCCCGACACTCACACCAGAAAAGCAATTCTGCAGAGTCGAAAAATGTGCTTTGATCCAGGGGATGGTTCAAGTCGTGAATACTTCAGGGATCTGCTCAGGGCCAAGATTATATCAGGTGCTGACCGAACCTACCCGGTATGACTCCAGAATCAGAAGCCGTCAGACTCGTCGCCTCGCTGATGGCGCTCTCGGCCAGGACCGCACCCAAGGGGAAGGGCGTCGACACCATCGAGACGGCGGTGCTCGGCGGCACCGACCTGACGAAACTTGCCGAAGCGATGCGGACCTTCGGGAAAGAGCACGACCTCGGGTTCTTCCTGCGGGACGCAAAAAACATTGAGGCCGCCGACGCATGCCTTCTCATCGGGTGCCGCGGGGCGGAGACCGCCGCGATCAACTGCGGGGCCTGCGGGTACCCGACCTGCGCGGAGATGACCGCGGCCCTCCGTGCACCGCAGCGGGGCGGCACCCCGTTTGCCGGGCCGAACTGTGCGGTCAGGATGACCGACCTCGGTATCGCTGTCGGGTCCGCAGTGAAGACCGCCTCGATCCACAACGTCGACA
Encoded proteins:
- a CDS encoding protoporphyrinogen/coproporphyrinogen oxidase; this translates as MNPPQTYYTVKTAILGGGLTGVTLARLLRQQGEDVVVLEAESGYGGLCRSKVIDGFTFDTGGSHIIFSRDTEVLSLMKEALGENRTERQRKTKIFYKGRYVKYPFENGLADLPKDDLFFCINEFIKALIAAEKGEVKPPENFGEWIRTTFGEGIAACYMLPYNRKIWKFPPEEMSAHWMDGRVPRPPVEDVVRSAVGIETEGYTHQSIFSYPQEGGIEAMVKAVAAPVEDAIRTGFVVRSVRREGDRWVISDGTEEVVADRCVSTIPLQALLPALDGVPADVTEACRALKYNSVACVCLGLKGEVPPYSWVYVPQEELGPFNRISFPSGYSDTNAPEGCSSVLAEVTYRDGDPTAALSDDDLVASTVDGLMEMGVIASRDQVLTTSVERQKYAYVIYDLAYLENIKIVRDYCEGLGIGLVGRFSEFEYLNMDGCIRHVIEFAKEFS
- a CDS encoding glycosyltransferase family 4 protein, whose amino-acid sequence is MKVNFFVEDMLFFKYIGCATLAKTLYRALADGNGGPEVSWNAHGRDFDLVHYHTFGPLALANKRLSGAVTVLTAHSTPRLNAGNLAFSDTVNNFYPGIYQGFDHIITISPLCDEEVREFAPDVPTTLIPNGVNRERFRPDAGKRAAFRETYGIGEDEQVVLTVAQQTPRKGIYDFLALSRDHPDTRFVWVGGFPYGRFSKDHSQIEAEKSRCGENVLFTGFVEDITAAYCSADVFFMPSFAEGLPMVILEALASGLPVVARKIPEFTGNFGDAALYFDDLARAGALLEDTALLRQHADLSRPFTERYDIRRVSDLHIRLYQELTSS
- a CDS encoding glycosyltransferase, producing MISVVIPTYNEEANIAACLVSLCNQTLPRERYELIVVDGGSKDRTREIAAEYADQVFIQTSKKVGGARNDGAKAAKGEIVATTDADCVIPTDWLERIEADFARHPDVVQVYGLVYPKEKNLKHSISLALANFFSRLGSWTHSMYYTLGCNTAFRREAFIEVGMYRCIDAGDDLEIARRTREVGTVFLDTSLRVAFDMRRYEQFGTLKSLWEWIYIVVRGGNTEKYSYSKREYK
- a CDS encoding radical SAM protein yields the protein MSRAAQVAALTRAARFDLCVPESEEGKRARRMPGLSIASGRCRRMMKVLLHGRCAYDCAYCGVRTCRQDCSLSPAELADIFLKMWREGRADGLFLSSGIPRDVDEAMEGIVETGEILRRRGYDGYMHLKVLPGAARSDITDLARVADRISINIEAPSASRLSELAGVKDYRQDIEKRQTWVADAMPGRHTTQLVVGAAGESDAEVLTCIAGQYRRLAPARIYYSGFSPLAGTPLASHDPTPLWRQNRLYQADALLRLYHFSMEEVAGVLDEEGFLRNADPKRLLARERPRVDVNRAPLADFLRVPGIGPKNARRVLAAREKAPLRSERDLRACGVRGRGVGRYVAFGDGDVQSGIFDF
- a CDS encoding ferredoxin domain-containing protein, whose translation is MTPESEAVRLVASLMALSARTAPKGKGVDTIETAVLGGTDLTKLAEAMRTFGKEHDLGFFLRDAKNIEAADACLLIGCRGAETAAINCGACGYPTCAEMTAALRAPQRGGTPFAGPNCAVRMTDLGIAVGSAVKTASIHNVDNRVLYSGGVGARTLGLLEECTVVYAVPLRAAGKNIFFDRT